From a region of the Streptacidiphilus albus JL83 genome:
- the ddaH gene encoding dimethylargininase: MNRSTQVRVPRPRHYLMCRPTYFEVSYTINPWMDPTKPVDTRLAVLQWERLRSLHQQLGHRVELIDPLPGLPDMVYAANGATVVDGRVLGVRFRNAERAAEGPAYLEWFRARGYLGHDPVHVNEGEGDFLLTDTCLLAGQGFRSTPEGHAEAQEFLGRPVVGLELVDPRFYHLDTALTVLDGDEIMYYPEAFSPAARALLAELFPDAIRVSEADAQVFGLNAVSDGLHVVLPEAATGVMEKLRRRGFQPIGVDLSELLKGGGSAKCCTLEIRGR, from the coding sequence ATGAACCGGTCGACGCAGGTCCGGGTCCCCCGCCCGCGCCACTACCTGATGTGCCGCCCCACCTACTTCGAGGTGAGCTACACGATCAACCCCTGGATGGACCCGACCAAGCCGGTGGACACCCGCCTCGCTGTCCTCCAGTGGGAGCGGCTGCGGTCGCTGCACCAGCAGTTGGGGCACCGGGTGGAGCTGATAGACCCGCTGCCCGGTCTGCCCGACATGGTGTACGCGGCCAACGGCGCCACCGTGGTGGACGGCCGGGTGCTCGGCGTCCGCTTCCGCAACGCCGAGCGGGCCGCCGAGGGCCCGGCCTACCTGGAGTGGTTCCGGGCCCGCGGCTACCTGGGCCACGACCCGGTCCATGTGAACGAGGGCGAGGGCGACTTCCTGCTCACCGACACCTGCCTGCTGGCCGGCCAGGGGTTCCGCAGCACCCCCGAGGGCCACGCCGAGGCCCAGGAGTTCCTCGGCCGCCCGGTGGTCGGCCTGGAACTGGTCGACCCGCGCTTCTACCACCTCGACACCGCACTCACGGTGCTCGACGGGGACGAGATCATGTACTACCCGGAGGCCTTCTCCCCGGCCGCCCGGGCCCTGCTGGCGGAGCTCTTCCCGGACGCGATCCGGGTGAGCGAGGCGGACGCCCAGGTCTTCGGCCTCAACGCGGTCAGCGACGGCCTGCACGTGGTGCTGCCCGAGGCCGCGACCGGGGTGATGGAGAAGCTGCGCCGACGCGGCTTCCAGCCGATCGGCGTCGACCTGTCCGAGCTGCTCAAGGGCGGTGGCAGCGCCAAGTGCTGCACCCTGGAGATCCGCGGCCGCTGA
- a CDS encoding MMPL family transporter, giving the protein MPTLLYRLGSLAFRHRRRVLALWLVLISATVACMVAFGGTGKLDNTFTIPGSESQQALDRMHSDFPTSSGTSAQIVFTAPAGQKLTDPADQQAIRTALAAAGSAPQVAKVVSPEVAHTVSPDGSTAVAQVQYEVTASQLQSGSLDALKSAVGSAGQSGLDVQVGGAAFSSASSKSGSSDLIGVGIALVILVITFGSLLSAGLPLVSAIAGVVTAIAGVLALTGVVSISSTAQSLALMIGLAVGIDYALFIVSRHRSQLALGTEPQESAALAVGTAGSAVVFAGLTVVIAMAGLSVIGIPYLTVMGLSAAAAVLVAVAVATTLLPALLGFAGHRLTPPPGTRARRRELVASRAGAEPANTGERWFRLVTRRPLLTVLACLVALGALAWPVHSLRLALPDNGTAPAGSSQRLAYDQVSKEFGPGFNGPLLILADTSHAADPTAAADRIAATLRTLPDVSAVGRPSLNPATDSALIQVVPASAPSDQATRNLVDAVRAEEGTIRQQTGATIGVTGSTAVDVDVSAKLNAALIPFAAVVVGLSLLLLLLVFRSIVVPLKAAAGFLLSIAATLGAMVGVFQFGHFSNLIGVDRAGPVSSFLPIILLAVLFGLAMDYEVFLVSRMREAYARTKQPLAAVHSGARHSARVVTAAALIMISVFAAFLGTDSQMLKQIAFALAVGVLLDAFVIRMTFVPAVLALTRHAAWWLPRPLARVLPDLDIEGERLQHHRAAAGRVEQERAEQEPTEQEPTEQQRAELRDAEGSLT; this is encoded by the coding sequence ATGCCCACCCTGCTGTACCGACTCGGAAGCCTCGCCTTCCGCCACCGACGACGTGTCCTGGCGCTCTGGCTCGTGCTCATCTCCGCCACCGTGGCCTGCATGGTCGCCTTCGGCGGCACCGGCAAGCTGGACAACACCTTCACCATCCCCGGCTCCGAGTCCCAGCAGGCGCTGGACCGGATGCACAGCGACTTCCCGACCTCCTCCGGCACCAGCGCCCAGATCGTGTTCACCGCGCCGGCCGGGCAGAAGCTGACCGACCCCGCCGACCAGCAGGCGATCCGCACCGCCCTGGCCGCGGCCGGCTCCGCGCCTCAGGTCGCCAAGGTGGTCTCCCCGGAGGTCGCGCACACGGTCTCGCCGGACGGCAGCACCGCCGTCGCCCAGGTCCAGTACGAGGTCACCGCGAGCCAACTGCAGTCGGGCTCGCTGGACGCGCTGAAGAGCGCCGTCGGCAGTGCCGGTCAGTCGGGTCTGGACGTCCAGGTCGGCGGCGCGGCCTTCAGCTCCGCCTCCTCGAAGTCCGGGAGCTCCGACCTGATCGGGGTCGGCATCGCGCTGGTCATCCTGGTGATCACCTTCGGCTCGCTGCTGAGCGCCGGGCTGCCGCTGGTCAGCGCCATCGCCGGGGTGGTCACCGCGATAGCCGGCGTGCTGGCGCTGACCGGCGTGGTCTCCATCTCCTCGACCGCGCAGAGCCTGGCCCTGATGATCGGGCTGGCGGTCGGAATCGACTACGCGCTGTTCATCGTCAGCCGCCACCGCTCCCAACTCGCGCTCGGCACCGAACCGCAGGAGTCCGCCGCGCTGGCCGTGGGAACCGCCGGCAGCGCGGTGGTCTTCGCCGGACTCACCGTCGTCATCGCCATGGCCGGGCTGTCCGTGATCGGCATCCCCTACCTGACCGTGATGGGGCTGAGCGCCGCCGCGGCCGTGCTGGTCGCCGTCGCGGTCGCCACCACCCTGCTGCCCGCGCTGCTCGGCTTCGCCGGCCACCGGCTGACACCCCCGCCCGGCACCCGGGCGAGGCGCCGCGAACTGGTCGCCTCACGCGCCGGCGCCGAGCCCGCCAACACGGGTGAGCGGTGGTTCCGCCTGGTCACCCGGCGTCCGCTGCTGACCGTGCTGGCCTGCCTGGTCGCGCTGGGCGCGCTCGCCTGGCCGGTGCACAGCCTGCGGCTGGCGCTGCCCGACAACGGCACCGCCCCGGCCGGCTCCTCCCAGCGACTGGCCTACGACCAGGTCAGCAAGGAGTTCGGCCCCGGCTTCAACGGTCCGCTGCTGATCCTCGCCGACACCAGCCACGCCGCCGACCCGACCGCCGCCGCCGACCGGATCGCGGCCACCCTCCGGACGCTGCCGGACGTCTCGGCCGTCGGCCGACCGAGCCTGAACCCCGCCACCGACTCCGCGCTGATCCAGGTCGTCCCCGCCAGTGCGCCCAGCGACCAGGCCACCCGGAACCTGGTCGACGCCGTCCGCGCGGAGGAGGGGACCATCCGACAGCAGACCGGCGCGACCATCGGCGTCACCGGCAGCACCGCCGTCGACGTGGACGTCTCGGCCAAGCTCAACGCGGCGCTGATCCCCTTCGCCGCGGTCGTGGTCGGGCTGTCGCTGCTGCTGCTCCTGCTGGTCTTCCGCTCGATCGTGGTGCCGCTCAAGGCGGCGGCCGGCTTCCTGCTCTCCATCGCGGCGACCCTCGGCGCCATGGTCGGGGTCTTCCAGTTCGGCCACTTCAGCAACCTGATCGGGGTGGACCGGGCCGGGCCGGTCAGCAGCTTCCTGCCGATCATCCTGCTGGCGGTGCTGTTCGGACTGGCCATGGACTACGAGGTGTTCCTGGTCTCCCGGATGCGCGAGGCCTACGCCCGCACCAAGCAGCCGCTCGCGGCCGTGCACAGCGGCGCCCGGCACAGTGCTCGGGTGGTGACCGCCGCCGCCCTGATCATGATCTCGGTCTTCGCGGCCTTCCTCGGCACCGACAGCCAGATGCTCAAGCAGATCGCCTTCGCGCTGGCCGTCGGAGTCCTGCTGGACGCCTTCGTGATCCGGATGACCTTCGTCCCGGCGGTGCTCGCGCTCACCCGCCACGCGGCCTGGTGGCTGCCCCGCCCGCTGGCCCGGGTGCTGCCCGACCTCGACATCGAGGGCGAGCGGCTCCAGCACCACCGCGCCGCGGCCGGCCGGGTGGAGCAGGAGCGGGCAGAGCAGGAACCGACGGAGCAGGAACCGACGGAGCAGCAGCGGGCGGAGCTGCGGGACGCGGAGGGATCCCTGACCTGA
- a CDS encoding TetR/AcrR family transcriptional regulator, whose protein sequence is METAHAREPGRREQNKQRTHRALIEAAARLFRERDFESVTVRDIAEAAGVGERTFFRYFPSKESLILQQVRDLIPLLAEAIGARPAEEPPLTALRNSVLDLAGREGAAPGILLVGPQPLQRDAARRGDRFLLVDMEEAVESAFLARLLPPGADPASADPGTELRAAVLSRAGVAVLRAVRLTHLRRPELQQPTTDLKGLVRAAFDALGPEGGAPGG, encoded by the coding sequence GTGGAGACCGCACACGCCCGGGAGCCGGGACGCCGAGAGCAGAACAAGCAGCGCACCCACCGTGCGCTGATCGAGGCGGCGGCGCGGCTGTTCCGGGAACGGGACTTCGAGTCGGTGACGGTGCGGGACATCGCCGAGGCCGCCGGCGTCGGGGAGCGGACCTTCTTCCGCTACTTCCCCTCCAAGGAGAGCCTGATCCTGCAGCAGGTTCGGGACCTGATCCCGCTGCTGGCCGAGGCGATCGGGGCCCGACCGGCCGAGGAACCGCCGCTGACCGCGCTGCGCAACAGCGTCCTCGACCTGGCCGGGCGCGAGGGCGCCGCCCCCGGCATCCTGCTGGTCGGCCCGCAGCCGCTGCAGCGCGACGCGGCCCGGCGGGGCGACCGCTTCCTGCTCGTCGACATGGAGGAGGCGGTGGAGTCCGCCTTCCTGGCCCGGCTGCTGCCGCCGGGCGCCGATCCCGCGAGCGCGGACCCCGGCACGGAACTGCGCGCGGCGGTGCTCTCCCGCGCCGGGGTCGCGGTCCTGCGCGCGGTCCGGCTCACCCATCTGCGCCGACCCGAGCTCCAGCAGCCCACGACCGACCTGAAGGGCCTGGTCCGGGCCGCCTTCGACGCACTGGGGCCCGAGGGCGGCGCGCCCGGGGGGTGA
- a CDS encoding YciI family protein yields MAKYLLLKHYRGAPSPVNDVPMDRWTPEEVSAHMQYMHDFAARLVTTGELVDSQALSPGGTFVRYDGEGRPPVTDGPFAETKDLIAGWMVIDVDSYPRALELAGELSAAPGAGGRPIHEWLELRPFMGVSPTVTE; encoded by the coding sequence ATGGCCAAGTACCTGCTGCTCAAGCACTACCGGGGCGCCCCGAGCCCGGTCAACGACGTGCCCATGGACCGGTGGACCCCGGAGGAGGTCTCGGCCCACATGCAGTACATGCACGACTTCGCGGCCCGGCTGGTGACGACCGGCGAGCTCGTCGACAGCCAGGCGCTCTCCCCGGGCGGGACCTTCGTCCGGTACGACGGCGAGGGCCGCCCGCCGGTCACCGACGGCCCGTTCGCCGAGACCAAGGACCTGATCGCCGGCTGGATGGTGATCGACGTCGACAGCTACCCGCGCGCCCTCGAACTGGCCGGGGAGCTCTCCGCCGCCCCCGGGGCGGGCGGACGGCCGATCCACGAGTGGCTGGAGCTGCGCCCGTTCATGGGCGTCTCGCCCACCGTCACGGAGTGA
- a CDS encoding RNA polymerase sigma factor: MDEALLRGLAPGVLGILVRRGADFAAAEDAVQDALVEAVRVWPTDGRPRDPKGWLVTVAWRRFLDATRADTARRRREDRVDEEPAPGPAPGLDDTLQLYFLCAHPSLTPSSAVALTLRAVGGLTTRQIARAYLVPEATMAQRISRAKRTVSGARLDRPGDVATVLRVLYLVFNEGYSGDVDLAAEAIRLTRQLAAAIDHPEVAGLLALMLLHHARRAARTTPDGSLVPLAEQDRGRWDTRAIAEGVEILQAALARDRLGSFQAQAAIAALHADAPTAEETDWVQIVEWYDELVRLTDSPIVRLNRAVAVGEADGPRAGLAALAALDAALPRHTAVAAYLHEREGDRATAARLYAEAARQAPTLAEREHLTRQAARLNQGLDAR; encoded by the coding sequence TTGGACGAGGCGCTGCTCCGGGGCCTCGCTCCGGGCGTCCTCGGGATCCTCGTCCGCCGCGGAGCCGACTTCGCAGCGGCCGAGGACGCCGTCCAGGACGCGCTGGTCGAGGCGGTCCGCGTCTGGCCGACGGACGGCCGGCCGCGCGACCCGAAGGGCTGGCTGGTCACCGTGGCCTGGCGCCGGTTCCTCGACGCGACCCGCGCGGACACCGCCCGCCGCCGACGCGAGGACCGCGTCGACGAGGAGCCGGCGCCCGGCCCGGCCCCCGGTCTTGACGACACCCTCCAGCTCTACTTCCTCTGCGCCCACCCCTCGCTGACGCCGTCGTCGGCGGTCGCGCTGACCCTGCGCGCCGTCGGCGGGCTGACCACCCGGCAGATCGCCCGGGCCTACCTGGTGCCCGAGGCGACCATGGCGCAGCGCATCAGCCGGGCCAAGCGCACCGTCTCGGGAGCCCGGCTCGACCGGCCCGGCGATGTCGCCACCGTGCTGCGCGTCCTCTACCTGGTCTTCAACGAGGGCTACTCCGGCGACGTCGACCTCGCCGCCGAGGCGATCCGGCTCACCCGGCAGCTGGCGGCGGCGATCGACCACCCCGAGGTGGCCGGGCTGCTCGCACTGATGCTGCTGCACCACGCCCGGCGCGCCGCCCGGACCACGCCCGACGGCAGCCTGGTGCCGCTCGCCGAGCAGGACCGCGGCCGGTGGGACACCCGCGCCATCGCCGAGGGCGTCGAGATCCTGCAGGCGGCCCTCGCCCGGGACCGGCTCGGCTCGTTCCAGGCCCAGGCCGCCATCGCGGCGCTGCACGCCGACGCGCCCACCGCCGAGGAGACCGACTGGGTACAGATCGTCGAGTGGTACGACGAGCTCGTCCGGCTGACCGACAGCCCGATCGTCCGGCTCAACCGCGCGGTGGCCGTCGGCGAGGCCGACGGACCGCGAGCCGGGCTGGCCGCGCTGGCGGCACTGGACGCCGCCCTGCCCCGCCACACCGCGGTGGCCGCGTACCTGCACGAGCGCGAGGGCGACCGGGCGACCGCGGCCCGGCTCTACGCCGAGGCGGCCCGGCAGGCCCCCACCCTGGCCGAGCGCGAGCACCTGACCCGTCAGGCGGCCCGCCTCAACCAAGGCCTCGACGCCCGGTGA
- a CDS encoding SDR family oxidoreductase produces MTTTNQAGKQVLLIGASRGLGLALAEEWLRNGWHVVATVRGTARTRLHDLADAHGASLEIETVDITEPEQVEALHRRLASRSFDLLFVNAGVTNEPEGTVAETSTEEFVRVMVTNALSPLRVVETLADLVTPTGTIGVMSSGQGSVANNETGGHEVYRGSKAALNTFMRSYAARRSEDTRTLVLLAPGWVRTDLGGPDARLTIEESIPNAVRTIDSLQGKPGLHYVDYLGRTVAW; encoded by the coding sequence ATGACTACAACTAATCAGGCGGGCAAGCAGGTCCTGCTCATCGGCGCCTCCCGCGGCCTCGGGCTGGCACTGGCGGAGGAGTGGCTGCGGAACGGCTGGCACGTGGTCGCCACCGTGCGCGGGACAGCCCGGACGCGGCTCCACGATCTCGCCGACGCCCACGGCGCGAGCCTCGAAATCGAAACCGTCGACATCACGGAACCCGAGCAGGTCGAGGCGCTCCACCGGCGGCTGGCCTCGCGCAGCTTCGATCTCCTCTTCGTCAACGCCGGCGTCACCAACGAGCCCGAGGGAACCGTCGCCGAGACCTCGACCGAGGAGTTCGTCCGGGTCATGGTCACCAACGCGCTCAGCCCGCTGCGGGTCGTCGAGACGCTGGCCGACCTGGTCACCCCGACCGGCACGATCGGCGTGATGTCCTCGGGCCAGGGCAGCGTGGCCAACAACGAGACCGGCGGCCACGAGGTCTACCGGGGCAGCAAGGCGGCACTGAACACCTTCATGCGCAGCTACGCGGCCCGCCGCAGCGAGGACACCCGGACGCTGGTCCTCCTCGCCCCCGGCTGGGTGCGCACCGACCTCGGCGGCCCCGACGCCCGACTGACCATCGAGGAGAGCATCCCGAACGCCGTCAGGACGATCGACTCGCTCCAGGGCAAGCCCGGACTCCACTACGTCGACTACCTCGGCCGAACCGTCGCCTGGTAG
- a CDS encoding MarR family winged helix-turn-helix transcriptional regulator, with the protein MSSNSNQDQGPPDPAQRAWALMYSFVGTHNRHGDLAEALGFRLGAGRGKALFQLRDHPLTLRQLADAIGADAPYTTTIVDKLEAHGLVERLPHPDDRRRKLVTLTPAGHQAIATADAILLRPPSALDSLPPQELDHLTRLLTHLLAADQHGDPP; encoded by the coding sequence ATGTCCAGCAACTCGAACCAGGACCAGGGTCCCCCCGACCCCGCCCAGCGCGCCTGGGCCCTGATGTACAGCTTCGTCGGCACCCACAACCGCCACGGCGATCTCGCCGAAGCCCTCGGCTTCCGTCTCGGCGCAGGACGCGGCAAGGCCCTGTTCCAGCTCCGCGACCATCCACTGACTCTCCGTCAACTGGCGGATGCGATAGGCGCCGACGCGCCCTACACCACCACCATCGTGGACAAGCTCGAAGCCCATGGCCTGGTGGAACGCCTGCCGCACCCCGACGACCGCCGCCGTAAACTGGTCACCCTCACCCCCGCCGGGCACCAGGCCATCGCCACCGCCGACGCCATCCTCCTCCGCCCGCCGAGCGCACTCGACTCACTACCACCCCAGGAGCTGGACCACCTCACCCGCCTCCTCACCCACCTCCTCGCCGCAGACCAGCACGGCGATCCCCCATGA
- a CDS encoding SMI1/KNR4 family protein: MDPRIARLRRKLAQSPFNPHRSHSFGEEHHRLRPGPPLTEKKISAFEAEQSIDLPDALRQFLLHVAGSGAAPFYGLIPLEDGSLYTMESRGYPGSPRGFVRARRGAAEGDLFLHIITMGCTDMCLIAVTGPLTGRVLIGNAEGHWGPNVSSAPDFLAWYERWLDHMNAGKDNRALELTSPPLRSHPQRHRLVPVI, from the coding sequence GTGGACCCACGTATCGCCCGCCTGCGGCGCAAGCTGGCCCAAAGCCCCTTCAACCCGCACCGAAGCCACTCCTTCGGCGAGGAGCACCACCGCCTCCGGCCCGGTCCGCCTCTGACAGAGAAGAAGATCAGCGCGTTCGAGGCCGAACAGAGCATTGACCTTCCCGACGCCCTGCGGCAGTTCCTCCTCCACGTCGCGGGCTCGGGTGCGGCCCCGTTCTACGGCCTGATCCCGCTTGAGGACGGCTCTCTCTACACGATGGAATCCAGAGGTTACCCCGGAAGCCCACGCGGATTCGTCCGGGCACGGAGAGGAGCAGCGGAAGGCGATCTCTTCCTGCACATCATCACCATGGGCTGCACCGACATGTGCCTCATCGCGGTCACCGGCCCCCTCACGGGGCGTGTCCTCATCGGCAACGCCGAAGGCCACTGGGGACCGAACGTCTCCTCGGCCCCGGACTTCCTCGCCTGGTACGAACGCTGGCTCGACCATATGAACGCCGGCAAGGACAACCGCGCCTTGGAACTGACATCACCACCGCTTCGATCTCATCCGCAGCGACACCGCCTGGTACCAGTGATCTAA
- a CDS encoding helix-turn-helix domain-containing protein has translation MNQQSLIPTDVLSRTDMRAALAEHDFATAFGLLKRHGISQNRIAAACQLSPGKVSMIVSGRHQVLSYDVLARIADGLRIPGGYLGLAPRSWESAGPSLQSDPLPGIPTPPDTDAAWSPDHTVHLAVRLTRSDLIMDRRAAALLITAAALSGAALLDPLEGWLQPATRGADARRPGRLGVQDVQQLEETAVAFRHWDHRYGGGLRSKAVLGQLNEVASALEEHQFGPIERRLYRVMAQLAGTAATMAWDGGLQRRAQDYYRLALRAAHAGDDPVFGANVLAGMARQMLYQGRPADALELVRLAQEGTRDLAGPRVRAMLHTREAWALAATGRTAAFRRATQQAQADLAAAREPDEEPYWILYFDDSELSGVTGGRLLELARQDPRAHADEAAEHIRAAIARRPPHAARSHALDHIGLAETRFLAGDLTAACEQTERAVEAAAATQSGRVRTQLAELYPYTVGRSASGRVRQARDSIRTLLAERSEG, from the coding sequence ATGAACCAGCAGTCCCTCATCCCGACGGACGTCCTGTCCCGCACGGACATGCGGGCGGCGTTGGCCGAGCACGACTTCGCTACCGCCTTCGGCCTGCTCAAACGCCATGGCATCAGCCAGAACCGCATCGCTGCGGCCTGCCAGCTCAGCCCCGGCAAGGTGTCAATGATCGTCAGCGGCAGGCATCAAGTCCTCAGCTACGACGTCCTTGCGCGTATCGCTGACGGCCTCCGTATCCCAGGCGGCTACCTCGGACTCGCACCACGCTCTTGGGAATCGGCAGGCCCGTCACTGCAGAGCGATCCCCTGCCGGGCATCCCCACGCCCCCCGACACCGACGCAGCATGGTCGCCCGACCATACGGTTCACCTCGCGGTCCGCCTGACCCGAAGCGACCTCATCATGGACCGCCGTGCCGCAGCACTGCTGATCACGGCCGCCGCCCTGTCTGGCGCGGCCCTCCTGGACCCCCTCGAAGGATGGCTCCAGCCGGCCACCCGGGGCGCCGACGCCCGACGACCCGGACGCCTCGGCGTACAGGACGTTCAGCAGCTCGAAGAGACAGCGGTGGCGTTCCGGCACTGGGACCACCGGTACGGCGGCGGCCTCAGGTCCAAGGCCGTACTCGGCCAGCTCAACGAGGTCGCGAGCGCCCTCGAAGAACACCAGTTCGGCCCAATCGAACGGCGCCTCTACCGGGTCATGGCGCAACTCGCTGGAACCGCCGCCACCATGGCATGGGACGGCGGTCTCCAGCGAAGGGCCCAGGACTACTACCGGCTCGCACTTCGCGCCGCGCATGCCGGCGACGATCCTGTTTTCGGCGCGAACGTGCTCGCGGGTATGGCAAGGCAGATGCTCTACCAGGGCCGACCTGCTGATGCTTTGGAACTCGTGCGCCTTGCTCAGGAAGGCACACGGGACCTCGCGGGTCCCAGGGTTCGGGCGATGCTCCACACCCGCGAAGCGTGGGCGCTCGCAGCTACCGGCCGCACCGCGGCATTCCGCCGCGCCACTCAGCAGGCCCAAGCCGATCTCGCTGCCGCCCGGGAACCCGACGAAGAACCCTACTGGATCTTGTACTTCGACGACTCCGAGCTGTCCGGGGTGACCGGCGGCCGGCTCCTGGAGCTCGCACGACAGGACCCCCGCGCCCACGCGGATGAGGCGGCCGAGCACATTCGGGCGGCGATTGCCCGCAGGCCGCCCCACGCAGCCCGCTCCCATGCCCTGGATCACATCGGGCTTGCCGAGACACGGTTCCTCGCCGGGGACCTGACGGCCGCCTGCGAGCAGACCGAGCGGGCTGTGGAAGCTGCTGCCGCCACGCAGTCGGGCCGTGTCCGCACGCAGCTTGCCGAGCTCTACCCCTATACCGTTGGCCGGTCGGCATCTGGGAGGGTTCGGCAGGCCCGCGATAGCATCCGTACGCTGCTGGCCGAGCGATCAGAGGGGTGA